One genomic segment of Drosophila melanogaster chromosome 3L includes these proteins:
- the ND-30 gene encoding NADH dehydrogenase (ubiquinone) 30 kDa subunit: MAALIRNLGARAAVAALSAKHVVPAAGSTALRMASTTPVEPKKADKPTVRQPDAVARSHLSDFGRYVAECLPKYVQKVQLTAGDELEVLIAPEGVVPVLQFLKDHHQAQFTNLVDIAGVDVPCRKNRFEVVYNLLSLRYNSRIRVKTYTDELTPLDSACEVHKAANWYEREIWDMYGVFFANHPDLRRILTDYGFEGHPQRRDFPLSGYVELRYDDEKKRVVCEPLELAQEFRKFDLSAPWEQFPNFRNANPPAEVVPPQAPAKK, translated from the exons ATGGCGGCCTTAATCAGGAATCTGGGTGCCCGTGCCGCAGTCGCCGCTCTGTCGGCCAAACATG TGGTGCCCGCTGCTGGATCCACTGCTCTTCGGATGGCCAGTACAACGCCAGTGGAGCCTAAGAAGGCGGATAAGC CCACTGTCCGCCAGCCGGACGCAGTCGCTCGCTCGCATCTCTCCGATTTCGGGCGCTATGTGGCCGAGTGCCTGCCCAAGTACGTGCAGAAGGTGCAGCTGACCGCCGGCGATGAGCTGGAGGTGCTTATTGCGCCAGAGGGCGTGGTGCCCGTGCTGCAGTTCCTTAAGGATCATCATCAGGCGCAGTTTACCAACCTGGTTGACATTGCCGGCGTGGATGTGCCCTGTCGCAAGAACCGATTCGAGGTGGTCTACAATTTGCTCTCGCTGCGCTACAATTCGCGCATCCGCGTTAAGACCTACACCGATGAGCTGACTCCTCTGGACTCCGCCTGCGAGGTGCATAAGGCGGCCAACTGGTACGAACGTGAGATCTGGGACATGTACGGCGTGTTCTTTGCCAACCATCCCGACTTGCGCCGCATCCTGACCGATTACGGTTTTGAGGGACATCCCCAGCGCCGCGACTTCCCGCTGTCCGGCTACGTAGAGCTGCGCTACGATGATGAGAAGAAGCGAGTCGTCTGCGAGCCCTTGGAGTTGGCCCAGGAGTTCAGGAAGTTTGACTTGTCGGCGCCTTGGGAACAGTTCCCCAACTTCCGCAACGCTAATCCCCCCGCCGAGGTAGTTCCGCCACAGGCTCCAGCCAAGAAGTAA
- the CG15812 gene encoding uncharacterized protein, isoform A, with product MNHLKWMGHSSTIMDIQRSLRNDNQHCEVVLASRDGVRVRAHLFVLSTCSELMRNLLVDVPRGQEATIMLPDIRGDLLECMLSFIYMGETSLPSASLPEFLEAINLLGIKSAISFECNPSASPPSVDVENHSLAVESAKSITGLQIAEAELLDDEEEPHPMVSVPATTLAGSQHQPSHSSRSLEYIDVYEPPKITYSIEHMDGSSSGNQFILTENTGTFTITQSASSLSKIEADETGTSGAEVDLGDDDVDADLAEDSEEHESQMIDEEFAQADPLMELEAGTEMDDDDDVHDQLVDEEIDDKPRKLGGGKTRIRRPISAKAVKRLSDCKPTRIQQFAALKREVKDDINDALDLAADAVIIEGLSLQKAADRFDISKTVLWRRVRTNPAYMRNNRERPSLQEAYERLKNGHSLKSISSELQIPMSTLHRHKVRLSAQGRLPNFVSCRKRDNTPKDELRDKLAKAVHACLNEGMSQNHAANLFEIPKSTLWRHLQRRTTSQNKKVKKELKANYGDDMLN from the exons ATG AATCATCTTAAGTGGATGGGCCACTCATCCACGATAATGGACATCCAGCGCTCGCTGCGTAATGATAATCAGCACTGCGAGGTGGTGCTGGCCTCCAGGGACGGCGTTCGAGTGCGCGCCCATCTATTCGTGCTAAGCACTTGCAGCGAACTGATGCGCAACCTCCTGGTGGACGTTCCGCGCGGCCAGGAGGCAACCATAATGCTGCCCGACATCCGCGGAGATTTGCTGGAGTGCATGCTGTCCTTCATTTACATGGGCGAGACTAGCCTGCCCTCCGCGTCGCTCCCCGAGTTCCTGGAGGCCATTAACCTCCTCGGCATCAAATCTGCCATCAGCTTTGAGTGCAATCCATCGGCTAGTCCACCCAGTGTCGATGTAGAGAACCATTCGTTAGCCGTGGAGTCGGCCAAGTCCATTACAGGACTCCAAATCGCTGAGGCCGAGCTGCTGGACGACGAGGAAGAGCCACATCCGATGGTCTCCGTCCCAGCCACTACACTCGCGGGTTCTCAACACCAGCCCAGCCATTCCAGTCGGTCATTGGAGTACATTGATGTCTACGAGCCGCCGAAGATCACCTACTCCATCGAGCACATGGACGGAAGTTCCAGCGGCAACCAATTTATACTCACCGAGAACACGGGCACTTTCACCATAACGCAGTCAGCATCGAGTTTGTCCAAAATTGAGGCAGATGAAACGGGTACCAGTGGCGCTGAAGTGGACCTGGGCGATGATGACGTGGATGCGGACCTTGCTGAGGATTCTGAGGAGCACGAATCACAAATGATCGACGAGGAGTTCGCGCAAGCCGATCCTCTTATGGAACTAGAAGCTGGTACTGAAAtggacgacgatgacgacgtgCACGACCAACTTGTGGACGAGGAAATAGACGATAAGCCCCGCAAGTTGGGCGGGGGAAAGACGCGAATCCGTCGCCCCATAAGTGCGAAGGCTGTCAAACGATTGTCCGATTGCAAGCCAACGCGAATCCAGCAGTTCGCAGCTCTGAAACGTGAGGTAAAAGACGATATCAACGATGCTTTGGATCTGGCGGCCGACGCGGTTATCATCGAGGGCTTAAGCCTACAAAAGGCCGCCGACCGGTTTGATATCTCCAAGACAGTCCTCTGGAGACGCGTGCGCACTAATCCCGCCTACATGCGAAACAATCGGGAACGACCATCCCTGCAAGAGGCCTACGAGCGACTGAAGAATGGACATTCTTTAAAGAGCATCAGCAGTGAGTTGCAAATCCCCATGTCCACGTTGCACAGACACAAGGTTCGTCTGTCCGCCCAGGGACGCCTGCCCAACTTCGTGTCCTGCCGAAAGCGCGACAATACGCCCAAGGATGAGCTGCGCGACAAATTAGCCAAGGCGGTGCATGCCTGCCTGAATGAGGGAATGTCCCAAAACCACGCGGCCAACCTCTTCGAGATCCCCAAGAGCACGCTCTGGAGACACCTGCAGCGACGCACGACGAGCCAGAATAAAAAGGTCAAGAAGGAATTGAAGGCCAATTACGGAGACGATATGCTAAACTAG
- the CG15812 gene encoding uncharacterized protein, isoform B, protein MGHSSTIMDIQRSLRNDNQHCEVVLASRDGVRVRAHLFVLSTCSELMRNLLVDVPRGQEATIMLPDIRGDLLECMLSFIYMGETSLPSASLPEFLEAINLLGIKSAISFECNPSASPPSVDVENHSLAVESAKSITGLQIAEAELLDDEEEPHPMVSVPATTLAGSQHQPSHSSRSLEYIDVYEPPKITYSIEHMDGSSSGNQFILTENTGTFTITQSASSLSKIEADETGTSGAEVDLGDDDVDADLAEDSEEHESQMIDEEFAQADPLMELEAGTEMDDDDDVHDQLVDEEIDDKPRKLGGGKTRIRRPISAKAVKRLSDCKPTRIQQFAALKREVKDDINDALDLAADAVIIEGLSLQKAADRFDISKTVLWRRVRTNPAYMRNNRERPSLQEAYERLKNGHSLKSISSELQIPMSTLHRHKVRLSAQGRLPNFVSCRKRDNTPKDELRDKLAKAVHACLNEGMSQNHAANLFEIPKSTLWRHLQRRTTSQNKKVKKELKANYGDDMLN, encoded by the coding sequence ATGGGCCACTCATCCACGATAATGGACATCCAGCGCTCGCTGCGTAATGATAATCAGCACTGCGAGGTGGTGCTGGCCTCCAGGGACGGCGTTCGAGTGCGCGCCCATCTATTCGTGCTAAGCACTTGCAGCGAACTGATGCGCAACCTCCTGGTGGACGTTCCGCGCGGCCAGGAGGCAACCATAATGCTGCCCGACATCCGCGGAGATTTGCTGGAGTGCATGCTGTCCTTCATTTACATGGGCGAGACTAGCCTGCCCTCCGCGTCGCTCCCCGAGTTCCTGGAGGCCATTAACCTCCTCGGCATCAAATCTGCCATCAGCTTTGAGTGCAATCCATCGGCTAGTCCACCCAGTGTCGATGTAGAGAACCATTCGTTAGCCGTGGAGTCGGCCAAGTCCATTACAGGACTCCAAATCGCTGAGGCCGAGCTGCTGGACGACGAGGAAGAGCCACATCCGATGGTCTCCGTCCCAGCCACTACACTCGCGGGTTCTCAACACCAGCCCAGCCATTCCAGTCGGTCATTGGAGTACATTGATGTCTACGAGCCGCCGAAGATCACCTACTCCATCGAGCACATGGACGGAAGTTCCAGCGGCAACCAATTTATACTCACCGAGAACACGGGCACTTTCACCATAACGCAGTCAGCATCGAGTTTGTCCAAAATTGAGGCAGATGAAACGGGTACCAGTGGCGCTGAAGTGGACCTGGGCGATGATGACGTGGATGCGGACCTTGCTGAGGATTCTGAGGAGCACGAATCACAAATGATCGACGAGGAGTTCGCGCAAGCCGATCCTCTTATGGAACTAGAAGCTGGTACTGAAAtggacgacgatgacgacgtgCACGACCAACTTGTGGACGAGGAAATAGACGATAAGCCCCGCAAGTTGGGCGGGGGAAAGACGCGAATCCGTCGCCCCATAAGTGCGAAGGCTGTCAAACGATTGTCCGATTGCAAGCCAACGCGAATCCAGCAGTTCGCAGCTCTGAAACGTGAGGTAAAAGACGATATCAACGATGCTTTGGATCTGGCGGCCGACGCGGTTATCATCGAGGGCTTAAGCCTACAAAAGGCCGCCGACCGGTTTGATATCTCCAAGACAGTCCTCTGGAGACGCGTGCGCACTAATCCCGCCTACATGCGAAACAATCGGGAACGACCATCCCTGCAAGAGGCCTACGAGCGACTGAAGAATGGACATTCTTTAAAGAGCATCAGCAGTGAGTTGCAAATCCCCATGTCCACGTTGCACAGACACAAGGTTCGTCTGTCCGCCCAGGGACGCCTGCCCAACTTCGTGTCCTGCCGAAAGCGCGACAATACGCCCAAGGATGAGCTGCGCGACAAATTAGCCAAGGCGGTGCATGCCTGCCTGAATGAGGGAATGTCCCAAAACCACGCGGCCAACCTCTTCGAGATCCCCAAGAGCACGCTCTGGAGACACCTGCAGCGACGCACGACGAGCCAGAATAAAAAGGTCAAGAAGGAATTGAAGGCCAATTACGGAGACGATATGCTAAACTAG
- the rasp gene encoding rasp — translation MSRLPDRSLLTRCEIFVYFGVYIAYIVVGLYKIYGLRDHIVKEAKFQFPEGWSLYPFSQRRRDDSNDELENFGDFIVSFWPFYLLHVAVQGFIRWKRPRLQCLGFIGVCALALSVNLDWSSMVLLVTLIASYYIVSLLSLKFLVWLLSAGWILCINVMQKNVWWTDRVGYTEYVLVIVTMSWSVLRGCSYSLSKIGAKQEDLTRYSLVQYLGYAMYFPCLTYGPIISYQRFAARREDEVQNWLGFVGGVLRSAIWWLVMQCALHYFYIHYMSRDVRMVEMMDSVFWQHSAGYFMGQFFFLYYVVTYGLGIAFAVQDGIPAPNRPRCIGRIHFYSDMWKYFDEGLYEFLFQNIYAELCGKRSSAAAKFGATALTFAFVFVWHGCYTYVLIWSILNFLCLAAEKVFKTFTAMPEYQRWTQRHLGAVGAQRLYAMLATQLFIPAAFSNVYFIGGQEIGDFLMRGAYLSGVGNYVALCFCSYCFFQCSELLLTKSDGRSKTKTF, via the coding sequence ATGTCAAGGTTACCAGACCGATCCCTGCTCACCCGCTGCGAAATTTTCGTCTACTTCGGGGTCTATATAGCGTATATAGTTGTGGGCCTGTACAAGATCTATGGGCTGCGGGATCACATAGTCAAGGAGGCAAAGTTCCAGTTTCCGGAGGGCTGGAGTTTGTATCCTTTTTCCCAGCGGCGTCGGGATGACAGCAACGATGAGCTGGAGAACTTTGGAGACTTTATCGTCAGCTTTTGGCCCTTTTACTTGCTGCACGTGGCTGTCCAAGGATTCATACGCTGGAAACGTCCCCGCCTTCAGTGTCTGGGATTCATCGGCGTCTGTGCCTTGGCTCTTAGTGTAAACCTGGACTGGTCATCGATGGTACTACTAGTCACATTGATAGCCAGCTACTACATCGTTTCCCTGCTCTCACTAAAATTTCTCGTGTGGCTTTTGTCCGCTGGCTGGATACTGTGCATCAATGTGATGCAAAAGAATGTCTGGTGGACAGATCGCGTTGGTTACACGGAATACGTCCTGGTGATTGTCACAATGTCCTGGAGTGTGCTTCGCGGATGCAGTTATTCCCTGTCCAAGATTGGAGCTAAGCAGGAGGATCTTACGAGATACAGCCTCGTCCAGTATCTGGGCTACGCCATGTACTTTCCCTGTCTGACCTATGGGCCGATCATTAGCTACCAGAGGTTCGCAGCCCGGAGGGAGGATGAAGTGCAAAACTGGCTGGGATTCGTCGGAGGAGTCCTGCGCAGCGCCATATGGTGGTTGGTGATGCAGTGCGCCCTCCACTATTTCTATATACACTACATGTCGCGGGATGTGCGAATGGTGGAGATGATGGACTCGGTGTTTTGGCAGCACTCCGCCGGCTATTTCATGGGCCAGTTCTTTTTCCTGTACTACGTGGTGACATACGGCTTGGGAATAGCTTTTGCTGTGCAGGATGGCATCCCAGCGCCCAATAGACCGCGCTGCATCGGACGCATCCACTTCTACTCGGACATGTGGAAGTACTTCGATGAGGGTCTGTACGAATTCCTTTTCCAGAACATTTACGCAGAGCTGTGCGGCAAGCGATCATCGGCAGCGGCCAAGTTCGGTGCCACCGCATTGACCTTCGCCTTTGTGTTCGTCTGGCATGGATGCTACACCTATGTGCTTATCTGGAGCATTCTGAACTTCCTCTGCCTGGCTGCAGAGAAGGTGTTTAAGACGTTTACCGCGATGCCGGAGTACCAGCGGTGGACACAGCGTCATCTGGGAGCCGTGGGTGCTCAGCGCTTGTACGCAATGCTGGCCACCCAGCTCTTCATTCCGGCCGCCTTCTCCAATGTCTACTTTATCGGCGGACAGGAGATTGGAGACTTTCTAATGCGTGGCGCCTATCTTAGTGGAGTGGGCAACTATGTGGCACTCTGCTTCTGCAGCTATTGTTTTTTTCAATGCTCTGAGTTGCTCCTGACCAAGTCGGATGGTCGCTCCAAgaccaaaactttttga
- the Asciz gene encoding ASCIZ zinc finger protein, isoform B, whose translation MHSEKHTPDIRELMPVREHRCERCPSLVFGNLSHYQLHLRRRHQEVIPPSVIGPIVAFHCPVEKCIYHVATKGARSFTSLRLLRQHYQKSHLDKNYKCLACGGKFLLQHHLEKHQCSKHKCPVCELTYNSKAGLRTHMRRKNHLVHHESDKVPIPSLATWKRLNPQPIPVSADSLTAHSLKTGSDLHPSEEYINNLPSNLAGVTELYAEIPNPEANMPSTLELDTNLPAAEEHILCFLPIMDVSYALEMSSQKLDMETQTEEDDLNEIRNEVLAPLLRDIETQTPDTRGDIGTMTDDFPEEQEPVAVGSHFHAYSETEPMFDLQTSAHMYTQTCDDLFEELGLSHIQTQTHWPDGLYNTQHTQTCDEIMDELFPDNFQSTCTQTRWLD comes from the coding sequence ATGCACAGCGAAAAACACACGCCGGATATTCGGGAATTAATGCCCGTTAGGGAGCACAGGTGCGAGAGATGTCCGAGTCTTGTCTTTGGCAACCTCAGTCACTATCAGCTGCACCTGCGACGGCGCCACCAGGAGGTTATCCCACCCTCTGTGATCGGGCCAATTGTCGCATTCCATTGCCCCGTGGAAAAGTGCATCTACCATGTGGCTACCAAGGGAGCCCGCAGCTTCACCAGCTTGCGCTTGCTGCGACAGCACTACCAGAAGAGCCACCTGGACAAGAACTACAAGTGCCTGGCGTGCGGCGGGAAATTCCTGCTGCAGCACCATCTGGAGAAGCATCAGTGCTCAAAACACAAGTGTCCAGTGTGTGAACTGACCTACAACAGCAAGGCTGGCCTCAGGACCCACATGCGGCGCAAGAACCATTTGGTGCATCACGAATCCGACAAGGTTCCCATACCCTCGCTGGCCACATGGAAAAGGCTGAATCCACAGCCAATTCCCGTTTCTGCAGATTCCTTAACCGCCCACAGTTTGAAAACAGGCAGTGATTTACATCCGTCAGAGGAATATATTAACAACCTGCCTTCCAACTTGGCGGGGGTTACTGAACTATATGCTGAAATACCCAATCCGGAGGCCAATATGCCCTCCACTCTTGAACTGGATACCAATTTACCGGCTGCAGAGGAACATATTCTTTGTTTCCTGCCCATTATGGATGTGTCCTATGCGCTAGAGATGTCATCCCAGAAACTAGATATGGAAACACAAACGGAGGAGGACGATCTGAATGAAATCAGGAACGAAGTGCTGGCGCCCTTGTTACGCGATATAGAAACCCAAACGCCCGACACCAGAGGCGACATAGGAACGATGACCGATGATTTCCCAGAGGAACAGGAGCCTGTTGCGGTCGGAAGCCATTTCCACGCGTATTCAGAAACTGAACCTATGTTTGACTTGCAAACCTCTGCCCACATGTACACCCAAACTTGCGACGATTTGTTTGAGGAACTGGGGCTGTCCCACATCCAAACCCAAACTCACTGGCCAGATGGTCTGTACAACACGCAGCACACGCAGACATGCGATGAAATAATGGACGAACTCTTCCCCGACAACTTTCAGTCCACTTGCACGCAAACCAGGTGGCTGGACTGA